A part of Parvimonas micra genomic DNA contains:
- a CDS encoding MATE family efflux transporter, giving the protein MKKERSEMILHGDIYKIIAIISIPIILNNFIQQLYSLADAFWLGKLGTAEFASTSFTWPVIFLFNSIGIGLSIAAISLISQLLGRKDFLHAQKYADTLINISLLFSIVFMLLGYFSADLIVKMMGATGNLAKYSVIYLKYSYLGIPFIFLYYIYSSILSAQGKNTIPTMISTICVILNMILNPIFIFDVIPFTSISGLGLGVKGAALATVLTQGIMCIVGFIHLRINKDIIKLNLHSLVYIKWKKHILKRIYRITLPSVIGQVGTAIGFMIMNSFIQSYGTETVAAYGMVNRISGLLNIPPGGIGSAITSIIGQNIGNNNIKRVKETFKKASIIIIIMSILIAFISFTFRYEILSFFINAPKESELMIQANSYMFYTLITLVMLNMFFVYQGLFQGSGNSKYSMAIDMIRLWVIRIPLILFFKYFTKQGATGIWLAMAISNILVTIIAHLIYLKGKWQQGSFCR; this is encoded by the coding sequence ATGAAAAAAGAACGAAGTGAAATGATTCTACATGGTGATATTTACAAAATAATCGCAATAATATCCATTCCAATTATTTTAAACAATTTTATTCAACAGTTATACTCTCTTGCGGATGCCTTTTGGCTTGGAAAATTAGGAACTGCTGAATTTGCATCAACAAGTTTTACTTGGCCTGTTATTTTTCTATTTAATTCTATTGGTATTGGACTATCAATTGCAGCTATATCTTTAATTTCTCAATTATTAGGACGAAAAGATTTTTTACACGCACAAAAATATGCAGATACTTTAATTAATATTTCTTTACTCTTTTCGATAGTATTTATGTTGTTAGGATATTTTAGTGCTGATTTGATAGTAAAAATGATGGGAGCTACAGGTAATCTTGCAAAATACAGTGTAATCTATTTAAAGTATAGTTATCTTGGAATTCCATTTATATTTTTATATTATATATATTCATCAATTTTATCTGCTCAGGGGAAAAACACAATTCCTACAATGATTAGTACAATTTGTGTTATATTAAATATGATTTTAAATCCAATTTTTATCTTTGATGTAATACCATTTACATCAATTTCAGGACTTGGTCTTGGAGTAAAAGGTGCAGCTCTCGCAACTGTATTAACACAAGGAATTATGTGTATAGTAGGATTTATTCATTTAAGAATAAATAAAGATATAATAAAATTAAATCTACATAGCTTAGTATATATTAAATGGAAAAAACATATCTTAAAAAGAATTTACAGAATTACTTTGCCATCAGTAATAGGGCAAGTTGGAACTGCCATAGGTTTCATGATAATGAACTCATTTATTCAAAGCTATGGAACAGAAACTGTTGCCGCTTATGGAATGGTAAATAGAATAAGTGGACTATTGAATATACCTCCTGGTGGAATAGGATCTGCTATAACATCAATAATTGGACAAAACATAGGAAATAATAATATAAAAAGAGTAAAAGAAACATTTAAAAAAGCATCTATTATAATAATTATTATGTCAATTTTAATTGCATTTATAAGTTTTACATTCAGATATGAAATCTTATCTTTCTTTATAAATGCGCCAAAAGAATCAGAACTTATGATTCAAGCAAATAGTTATATGTTTTATACATTAATAACTCTCGTAATGTTAAATATGTTTTTTGTATATCAAGGTCTTTTTCAAGGCTCCGGAAACAGTAAATATTCAATGGCAATAGATATGATAAGACTTTGGGTAATAAGAATTCCATTAATACTTTTCTTTAAGTATTTCACTAAACAAGGTGCAACAGGAATTTGGCTCGCTATGGCAATTTCAAATATTTTAGTAACAATAATTGCTCATTTGATATATCTAAAAGGAAAATGGCAACAGGGTTCATTTTGTAGATAA